The sequence ATGAATAAACAATACCAGCGGGTTTTGGTTACCACCCCACATCCTTTATTACGACTTGTCTGTCTGGGCCTGGTCACCTTTATCTTTACCTTATTTTCGCTGGAGCTTACCCGCTTCGGCACCCTGCTGGCGCCGCTCTGGTTCCCCACCGCCATCATGATGGTGGCGTTTTACCGCCACGCGGGAAAAATGTGGCCGGGCATTGCCCTGGCCTGTTCGTTCGGCAATATTCTGGCCTCGTGGATGTTGTTCTCGTGGGGGGCGATTAACCTCACCTACACCGCCATATATGTGATTGAGGCCGTCGTCGGTGCATTACTACTGCGCAAACTGCTCCCGTGGTATAACCCGCTGCAAAATTTAAGTGACTGGATCCGTCTGGCGATGGGCAGCGCGCTGGTGCCGCCGCTGGTAGGCGGTATTCTGGTGATTTTTCTGGTTCCCGGTCCTGAGCCACTGCGCGATTTCATTGTGTGGGTGTTATCTGAATCCATTGGCGCGCTGGCACTGGTGCCGCTGGGATTACTGTTTAAACCCCACTACCTGCTGCGCCACCGTGATCCGCGACTGCTGCTGGAAACGCTGCTCACAATGGCCGTGACGTTGGCCCTGAGTTGGGCAGCCATCACCTGGCTTCCATGGCCATTTACCTGCGTGATCGTCCTGCTTATGTGGAGCGCCGTGCGCTTACCGCGAATGGAAGCGTTCCTGGTGTTTCTGGTCACCGTGATGGTCGTGTCCCTGATGATTGCCCATAACCCTGAGGCGCTGACCACCCAACACGAAGGGCCGATGATCAACGCGCCCTGGCTGCCGTTCCTGATGCTGCTTCTCCCGGCGAACGTGATGACCATGGTGATGTATGCCTTCCGTGCCGAACGCAAACACATCACTGAAAGCGAAGCGCGTTTTCGTAATGCGATGGAGTATTCCGCCATCGGGATGGCGTTAGTCAGCATTGAGGGGCAGTGGCTACAGGCCAACAAAGCGCTGTGCAATTTCCTCGGTTACAGCCAGTCCGAACTACAGTCACTCACCTTCCAGCAGCTCACCTGGCCGGAAGATTTGCACACCGACCTCGAACAGCTGGAGCAGCTGGTCAACGGCGACATCAACACCTATACCCTTGAAAAGCGCTATTACACGCGCAACGGTGAAGTGGTCTGGGCGCTGCTTGCCGTCTCCGTTGTGCGCCATGCCGACGGCTCGCCGCTCTATTTTATCGCCCAGATTGAAGACATTAACGACCTGAAGCAGACCGAGTGGGTCAACAAACGCCTGATGGAACGTATTACGCTGGCCAACGAAGCGGGCGGCATCGGCATCTGGGAGTGGGATCTTGAGCCTGACATCATCAGCTGGGATAAGCGGATGTTCGAACTGTATGAAATCCCACCGCACATCAAACCCACCTGGCAGCTCTGGCACGACACGATGCTGCCAGAAGACCGCGCCCATGCAGAACAGGTGCTGCGGGATTCACTGATCTCACGTCTGCCGTTTAAGCTGGAATTCCGTATCCGCGTGAAGGAAGGCGTGCGCCATATTCGCTCCCTGGCAAACCGGGTGTTGAATAAAGAGGGCGAAGTCGAGCGTTTGCTTGGCATCAACATGGACATGACCGAGGTTAAGCAGCTTAACGAGGCGCTGTTCCAGGAAAAAGAGCGTCTGCATATCACGCTCGACTCCATCGGCGAAGCCGTGCTCTGTACCGATATCGACATGAACGTCACCTTTATGAACCCGGTCGCCGAGAAGATGAGCGGCTGGCTGCAAACCGAGGCTATCGGCCAGCCGGTTCTCAAGGTATTACACATCACGTTTGGGGAGCGAGGGCCGCTGATGGAGAACATCCACAGCGGGGATATGTCACGCTCAGATATCGACCAGGACGTGGTGCTGAACCGCCGCACGGGTGGAGCGTTTGACATCCATTACAGCATTACGCCACTCAGCACGCTGGATGGACAAAGTATCGGCTCGGTTATCGTTATTCAGGATGTCACCGAGTCGCGCAAAATGCTGCGTCAGCTGAGTTACAGCGCGTCGCACGATGCCCTGACCCACCTGGCAAACCGGGTCAGCTTTGAAAACCACCTCAAACGACTCCTGCAAACGGTTCGTGAGACGCGGCAGCGTCATGCGCTGGTCTTTATCGATCTGGACCGCTTCAAAGCCGTCAATGATACCGCAGGCCATGCGGCGGGCGATGCCCTGCTGCGGGAACTCTCTTCCATGATGTTAACCATGCTGCGCTCCAGCGATGTGCTGGCGCGTCTGGGGGGTGATGAGTTTGGGCTGTTGTTGCCGGACTGCAATATTGAGAGCGCACGCTATATCACCGGTCGTCTGGTCCATAGCATCAACGACTATCACTTTATGTGGGAAGGCCGCCTGCATCGAATTGGCGCCAGCGCCGGGATCACGCTGATCGATGAACATAACCACCTGGCGTCAGAAGTGATGTCACAGGCAGATATTGCCTGTTATGCCTCCAAAAACAGCGGGCGCGGCATCGTGACGGTTTACGAACCGCAGCAGGAGCGGGATCACAGCACGCGCAGCATGATGTCGCTGGACGAACAATGGCACATGATCAAAGACAATCACCTGATGATGATAGCCCGTAGCGTCGCCTCTCCTCGCATACCGGAGAGCTGTAATTTCTGGCTGATTTCGCTGCGCCTGTGGACCAGCCAGGGCGAAGTCCTGGAGGAACACGCCTTCCGTTCTGGACTGGCAGAGCCGGAACTGCTGCACGCCCTCGACAGACGCATCTTTAGCGACTTCTTCCGGACATCTGCCGCCAGGATCGCCAGTAAAGGCATGGGGATCGCATTGCCGCTTTCGGCAGCCGGTTTAGCCAGCGTGACGCTGGTCGACGAACTCCTCGATCTTCTTGATAAAAGCCCAATGCCGGGCCGTCTGCTGCATCTGGTGATCCCTGCCGGCGTGGTGTGTGATTCGGATGAGAATCTGCAGCGGGGTTTACAAAAGCTTCGCCAGGCGGGCTGCCGCGTGATCCTCAGCCAGATAGGCCGCGACATGGACATTTTCACCCACCTGAGTCCGAACATGGCCGATTACCTGATGCTGGATGCCGAAGTCGTGAGCAACGTCTATGGCAACCTGATGGATGAGATGATGGTGACCATCGTTCAGGGCCATGCCCAGCGTCTGGGGATGAGAACCATCGCAGGCCCCTGTAATCAGCCCATCATGATGGATACGCTTTCCGGCATTGGCATTGATTTTATCTATGGTGACACCATCGCCGAGCCGCAGCCGCTGGATCTACTGCTCAACACCAGTTATTTCGCCATCAACTGACGGGCCCAGCCGTCGGTATACCAGATGTGCAGCAGCGCGTAGGAGCGCCATGGCTGCCAGCGCTCGGCATAGCGACGAATTTGCGCAGGCGTCATCCCGGCGAAACGTTGCTTAATCAGATAATCATCCGGAAGAAACACATCTTTCGCCTGCCAGCCGCGAAGGGCGAGGTAATTTGCCGTCCAGCGGCCAATACCCGGCCGTTGTTGTAACGCCTTCATGCCTGCCTCAACGTCCTCAGGCGGCGTGAGCGGAAACGTCCCGTCGACGACCGACTGTGCCAGATGAATCAGCGATTCCGCGCGTTTGACCGGCATCCCGAGCGCTTTGAGCGCCAGCGGGTCGGCAGCCGCCAGGGCTTGTGGGGAGGGAAAGCAGACATAGCCCGGCGCATCCTTGACCGGCTCACCGCACAGGGCGACAACGCGTGAAGCCAGTTTCGCCGCCATCGCCACGCTGACCAGTTGACCCAGAATGGCCCGCACGCCCTGTTCGTAGGCATCCATCGCCCCGGGCAAACGCAGGCCTGGCCGCGCGGCGCCGAGATCGCCCAAAGTCCGGTGGACGTCCTGCGGATCGCAGGCAAGATCGAACAGACGCCCGATACGCTCAAGGCAAAGTCCGGCCACCGGCGTTAACCCCGGGCTGAGCGTGACCTGTAGCGTATGGGTTTGCGTGTCCGGCGTAACGCGGAAGATCCCCTGATGCCCTTCACAGGCAAAACTGCGCTCGTAATAGCTTTCCGTGACCGTCTCAACCCCCGCCACCGCACGGGCGCCAAGAAAGCTAAACATCCATTGCCAGTCGTAAGGGGGGTGCCAGGTCAGGGTATACATTGTCGCTCCTTTTTTGTTCCCCTCAGGATAAACTGAAAAAGCGTGTTACGCCTTGCTTTCATATTCCTGTTGTCGCCGGACAGGCATTCCGCTAAAGTCTCGCCCCTTCTCACTGGCATGGGGATTTATTGTGTTTATCGGATTCGACTACGGTACGGCAAACTGCTCGGTTGCAATAATGCAAAACGGGCAACCACAGCTCCTGAAAATGGAAAAAGAGAGCACGCTGCTGCCGTCAATGCTCTGCGCGCCGACGCGTGAAGCGGTGAGCGAGTGGCTGTTCCGCCACCATCAGGTTCCGGCGACTGCGGCAGAAACTCAGGCGCTGCTGCGCCGGGCAGTGAGCTTTAACCGCGAGGAAGATATCGACGTTACGCCTTCCAGCGTGCAGTTCGGCCTCTCTTCACTCGGGCATTACATTGAAGACCCGGAAGAGGTCTACTTTGTTAAATCGCCAAAATCTTTCCTCGGGGCCAGCGGCCTCAAGCCGCAGCAGGTGGCGGTGTTTGAAGACCTGGTATGCGCCATGATGCTGCATATCCGTCATCAGGCGCAGACGCAGGTCCCCGAGACGATTACCCAGGCCGTGATTGGCCGCCCGATCAACTTCCAGGGGCTGGGCGGCGATGAGGCTAACCAGCAGGCGCAGGGGATCCTTGAGCGCGCGGCGCACCGGGCAGGCTTTCGCGACGTGGTGTTCCAGTATGAGCCAGTTGCGGCGGGGCTGGACTTTGAGGCCACGTTGACGGAAGAAAAACGGGTGCTGGTCGTGGATATCGGCGGGGGTACAACGGACTGCTCGCTGCTGCTGATGGGGCCGCAGTGGCATCACCGCCGCGACCGTGAAAATAGCCTGCTGGGGCACAGCGGCTGCCGCGTGGGCGGTAACGATCTGGATATCGCCCTGGCATTTAAGAGCCTGATGCCGCTGCTCGGCATGGGCGGGCAAACGGAAAAAGGCATCGCCCTGCCGATCCTGCCGTGGTGGAACGCGATTGCCATCAACGACGTCCCGGCGCAGAGTGATTTTTACAGTACCGCCAACGGCCGCTTCCTGAATGACCTGATGCGTGATGCGCAGGACGCCGATAAAGTCGCCCTGCTGTATAAAGTGTGGCGTCAGCGCCTGAGCTACCGCGTGGTACGCACCGCCGAAGAGAGCAAAATTGCCCTTTCAAACCGCGCTGAACATGCGGTGTCCTTGCCATTTATCAGCGACGATCTGGCCACGGCGATTTCACAGGAGGGGCTGGAGACCGCGCTCGCGCAGCCGCTACAGCGCATACTGGAACAGGTGCAACTCGCGCTGGAGAACGGCAAGGAGAAGCCGGACGTCATCTACCTGACCGGCGGAAGCGCCCGTTCACCGCTGATCAAAAAAGCGCTGGCGGAACAGTTGCCGGGTATTCCGGTTGCCGGTGGCGATGACTTTGGCTCCGTTACCGCGGGGCTGGCGCGCTGGGCGCAGGTGATGTTTAGCTAGTGCCGCTGTGCCGGGTGGCGGCTTCGCCTTACCCGGCCCACAAAACCCTCGAACCGTAGGCCGGGTAAGCGAAGCGCCACCCGGCGAAAAAAAGCACCACACTCAGACAATTCCAGACAGTCTTCCATATTTCCTCCATTTTTCCGCTGTGTTGCCTGACTAAACTAGTATCATTCCCCGAAGTATTCAGGATGAGAACGTATAACGATGAAAGGCCGTAATAAATCCCGCTGGGCAATCGCCGCTGGCATCATTGTGGTGGCACTTGCCGCCGCCTGGTACTGGCACAGCCAATCCGCAAACTCTGGCGCCCCCGCCGGTGCCAACAGCGCATCACAGCGCCCGGCAGGTGGCGGCCGTCACGGTATGCGAGGCGGTGCGCTGGCGCCGGTTCAGGCAGCTACGGCGGTGAGTAAAGCCGTTCCGCGTTATCTGACGGGGCTCGGAACCATTACCGCCGCTAACACCGCCACGGTGCGTAGCCGCGTCGATGGTCAGCTCATTGCGATCCACTTCCAGGAAGGTCAGCAGGTTAAGGCCGGTGACTTACTGGCGGAGATCGACCCAAGCCAGTTTAAGGTGGCCCTCGCCCAGGCGCAGGGACAGCTCGCGAAAGACAAAGCCACCCTTGCCAACGCCCGGCGTGATTTAGCGCGCTATCAGCAGCTGGTAAAAACCAATCTGGTCTCCCGCCAGGAGCTGGACACACAGCAGTCGCTGGTCAGCGAAACGCAGGGCACCATCAAAGCCGACGAAGCCGCCGTGGCCAGCGCCCAGTTACAGCTCGACTGGAGCCGCATCACCGCACCGATTGACGGGCGGGTTGGTCTGAAGCAGGTCGATATCGGCAACCAAATCTCCAGCG comes from Enterobacter kobei and encodes:
- the yegD gene encoding molecular chaperone, whose protein sequence is MFIGFDYGTANCSVAIMQNGQPQLLKMEKESTLLPSMLCAPTREAVSEWLFRHHQVPATAAETQALLRRAVSFNREEDIDVTPSSVQFGLSSLGHYIEDPEEVYFVKSPKSFLGASGLKPQQVAVFEDLVCAMMLHIRHQAQTQVPETITQAVIGRPINFQGLGGDEANQQAQGILERAAHRAGFRDVVFQYEPVAAGLDFEATLTEEKRVLVVDIGGGTTDCSLLLMGPQWHHRRDRENSLLGHSGCRVGGNDLDIALAFKSLMPLLGMGGQTEKGIALPILPWWNAIAINDVPAQSDFYSTANGRFLNDLMRDAQDADKVALLYKVWRQRLSYRVVRTAEESKIALSNRAEHAVSLPFISDDLATAISQEGLETALAQPLQRILEQVQLALENGKEKPDVIYLTGGSARSPLIKKALAEQLPGIPVAGGDDFGSVTAGLARWAQVMFS
- a CDS encoding diguanylate cyclase, with product MNKQYQRVLVTTPHPLLRLVCLGLVTFIFTLFSLELTRFGTLLAPLWFPTAIMMVAFYRHAGKMWPGIALACSFGNILASWMLFSWGAINLTYTAIYVIEAVVGALLLRKLLPWYNPLQNLSDWIRLAMGSALVPPLVGGILVIFLVPGPEPLRDFIVWVLSESIGALALVPLGLLFKPHYLLRHRDPRLLLETLLTMAVTLALSWAAITWLPWPFTCVIVLLMWSAVRLPRMEAFLVFLVTVMVVSLMIAHNPEALTTQHEGPMINAPWLPFLMLLLPANVMTMVMYAFRAERKHITESEARFRNAMEYSAIGMALVSIEGQWLQANKALCNFLGYSQSELQSLTFQQLTWPEDLHTDLEQLEQLVNGDINTYTLEKRYYTRNGEVVWALLAVSVVRHADGSPLYFIAQIEDINDLKQTEWVNKRLMERITLANEAGGIGIWEWDLEPDIISWDKRMFELYEIPPHIKPTWQLWHDTMLPEDRAHAEQVLRDSLISRLPFKLEFRIRVKEGVRHIRSLANRVLNKEGEVERLLGINMDMTEVKQLNEALFQEKERLHITLDSIGEAVLCTDIDMNVTFMNPVAEKMSGWLQTEAIGQPVLKVLHITFGERGPLMENIHSGDMSRSDIDQDVVLNRRTGGAFDIHYSITPLSTLDGQSIGSVIVIQDVTESRKMLRQLSYSASHDALTHLANRVSFENHLKRLLQTVRETRQRHALVFIDLDRFKAVNDTAGHAAGDALLRELSSMMLTMLRSSDVLARLGGDEFGLLLPDCNIESARYITGRLVHSINDYHFMWEGRLHRIGASAGITLIDEHNHLASEVMSQADIACYASKNSGRGIVTVYEPQQERDHSTRSMMSLDEQWHMIKDNHLMMIARSVASPRIPESCNFWLISLRLWTSQGEVLEEHAFRSGLAEPELLHALDRRIFSDFFRTSAARIASKGMGIALPLSAAGLASVTLVDELLDLLDKSPMPGRLLHLVIPAGVVCDSDENLQRGLQKLRQAGCRVILSQIGRDMDIFTHLSPNMADYLMLDAEVVSNVYGNLMDEMMVTIVQGHAQRLGMRTIAGPCNQPIMMDTLSGIGIDFIYGDTIAEPQPLDLLLNTSYFAIN
- a CDS encoding MdtA/MuxA family multidrug efflux RND transporter periplasmic adaptor subunit, with protein sequence MKGRNKSRWAIAAGIIVVALAAAWYWHSQSANSGAPAGANSASQRPAGGGRHGMRGGALAPVQAATAVSKAVPRYLTGLGTITAANTATVRSRVDGQLIAIHFQEGQQVKAGDLLAEIDPSQFKVALAQAQGQLAKDKATLANARRDLARYQQLVKTNLVSRQELDTQQSLVSETQGTIKADEAAVASAQLQLDWSRITAPIDGRVGLKQVDIGNQISSGDTTGIVVITQTHPIDLVFTLPESDIATVIQAQKAGKGLVVEAWDRTNKQKLSEGSLLSLDNQIDTTTGTIKLKARFNNQDDALFPNQFVNARMLVATEENAVVIPTAALQMGNEGNFVWVLNSENKVSKHLVKTGIQDSQTVVISAGLSAGDRVVTDGIDRLTEGAKVEVVEPAKQGAAS